The DNA sequence tggtaAAACgatcttttttattaacaatataataaacattatttcataaaatatttactaactaGCGCATCTATTGTTTAAGTCTATATGTTTGTAAACGATAAGGCTAACCATGGCAGAGGTAACGAAGACCAAACTATCAAAACACACTGGAAGATTTTTTTTGGCCAACACGGCTGAATAGGAGCAgcgttaattttaataagatgttatatgtatatgattAACAGAATTTACAAGCATATACAGTGGATTTCATTTATTACGACCATTTAGTTATAACGACGTTAAATCTAAGTCCCTAGAATTTAAAGCatactttagtaaaaaattcatatttcaCATTTGTATGTAACACCGAGTTCGGGTAGAGactttttaatgaatttatttgtaacaaattCCTAGAAATCCCATGCAGATTTTGCGACCAGTCAGCCGCCAAAGtcacaaacatttatttcctTCACAAATATTTCTTATCTTTTGTTTACATTCACACAGATGGTCAGAAACTGCGGAGACCTTTACCTTTTGTTTGAAGATCAGCTAAGTAGGTAGGGTAGGTAAGCGTTTACGTTTCGGAGTTAAATTTATGGGTCAGTTTCAAAGTGATATTCTGAGTAGTAACAGGGTAAAGTAAACTTTTGAATAAGTATGGCTGATAGACGCACATTTAATGTTAAAGAAAAGACGgaaatcatattaaaattgaCAAACGGTGAAAACAATGCTGATTTGTGCTAAGAATACAAAGTTTCCCATTCAACAACAACAACGATGTGGAAAAACTGTGATAAAGTATCAGAATactttgaattcaaattcttaAACATTAAGAAAAACCGCAAGCTGACGAATCTAGATGTCGAAAATGCCCTTCTAACTTGATTCAAAGTACCTTCGAGCAGTCGTCCGATTACGATTGGCTACCCTATCATCTTGTAAAACTCTTTTGCATTAACGTTTCTTAATTGTGACTTGTGTAATCCttgttaaaattatagatattaaaGAAGTAATGAAAATAGAATACAGCATACACTAgcacataatataaattgaaacaaactaatattacacaatttttaGAATGTGAATGTACTGAAAAGAAACTAGTGAATAACTATGtttgaaaatgttttcaataataaattaatataaactatacACATGCCTATACTTCTACCTTTGCCTGTAACGACGAAATTAGAGTGGTTCCTTTCATCGTCGTTATACGCGAAATCCACTGTACATATTTGGATATTTTGGTCCAACAAGTTTGGTTACAATCACTTCGTTTAAATTGACACGATAGATCACTACACATCGTTACCCCATTAACATCGGCTTAATTTAAgccagttttatttatatgttcacAACACGACAAGGCCTGCCCAACCCGACATCAATATCCATggttgccatgtttatcatacTTGTAAGTCGCTTCCCATACACCTGTTCCACACGGCCAAACCATCTAAGCATTCCCTTTTGTATGGCCAGTCGCCTCATTTGAGATTTCTTGGCTATACATAAAGGAATGCAACTATTTATTCTATTCTTAGCATTCACTTGGCGTTCTATATCGCGGTCATATTTTCCATCTGgattaattaatgattaattCACTTTCAATATTGCTTATCAGTGTTATTTAGAATATGTTCTTTTATgcttaacattaaatattcacataaaatttttacataaataaataagatatatattattgggGTTGGCTTTCTACAATAAGCATGGTGGGTACATCACGCAAACATTCAATTTGATGTACAGCCCAGTCTTTTTTCTGACAAAATGTTGAACAGTATAGTGTTCTACGACATAAGGAACACTCTGCTGATGCGGCGCGGTTACAATTGGCACACTGTAAGAAATACACAAAGTATTACTATACTATATAAAGTCATATTATCTTAATGACAGCATCAATTTTCTGATCGGCTTTATGCCGAGATTGGAGTTAAGGGTCTGTTGCAAAAAGATCTTTAACAGCCTAAACAATAACACCTAACTAGATTGGGTCAGAAACTATGAAATTGGTGTTGGTTGGGGCGGCAATGGAAGTCCTCCTATATAACAAATCGCCATTCGGTGTTTAATTTGCCACACCTCATATCTCTGAAGTTTTGGAAACTAATACTATGTTGAGAACATAGATGAACACCAGCTAGTTCTGCTGTTCTCTGGAGATGTCAACAACCTGACAAAAACTTAAGAGATCAAagactttttaaatatcattttcCATTGAACACTCATTGAGTTATGAGCAATTTCAAAGTGTCATATTTTCATAGCCCACAAACTTAAGGCTGCATGCTTCTTtaacttcaaaataattatattctacAGGCGAACGCAGACAAGCCTGCTCTACAATTGCTCTGCAATGGCTCTGGGATatctattgtaattttatacacCAGAGAAACAAACCAAAACCTCATGACCTGCAGTTGAGGACTAGACCAACCCATTGGTTACCTCGATATTAGGAGCTAGGAGTGGATGGCGTCCGCCTGAGTGTTTAAAAGTATGAGCAGGGACATCCTTGTCCCAAAGCAACGTGGCTTTCAATACCATAAAAAGTTTCTTAGGCAATTCAACAGTAAgaacataaaacaattataatatgtaataatttttctacATGTGTTATAGAAAATTACATGCACAATCAggttaaatcaattaaataaatatatataataagtttttagaTTACCTTTTTTAAGCTTGCTTCCACAGTGTTTGGAGCAAACTCATCTTCAACTTGTGCTTCTACAGAAGTTGCTAATAATTCAGATGCCTTCACATGCTCAAGTCTTTCCAATTGACTCttatttattgaatgaatATCTTCTACACATTGCTTTAGCTCCTGAgataattttagaaatatgtCCACTATATCATCCATTCGTTTCATTACACTGCTAGTAGTGGGTACTTCTAAAAATAGTATTCGTGTTAATAGTAGAAAAAAGTTAAAGTGgcagaacaattttttttagttaatatgacaataaaataaagaaaaattaataaagacatgacaatatttaaaaataatatgtaaaattgtaaattgttGTTTATAAGCCTATAATGTGGTcgtataaagtttaaaataatctcTAATGCCATTTTTCatgtttcataaatttacACAAACTATAAATAGATTCCATGTCTTTAATATCCAAACaagataatgtttttttagttgTGACAATAGCAAATTGCTTTTACAGTTAAATATGCAACagattatatagataaaaaataaattacttaatatggTACCCACCTATTTCCTTAAGTGCTGGTACTGTTTTGcaggaaaaacaaaaataacaaattaatttaatatgaaatgtcTAAAAGTACAGGAACtgacaataaaacattttatttaaaaattttactttagctttatttatattatttatttcaagtttATGTGGGTCACCTAAACGCTATGCCTTTTAGTTCAGCTTTCTAAAATACCATTTATGAGGCTGTATATGAGTTCAATCCAGAGTTACTTGATTAAAAGCATCCCAAAACTGTGTTTCAAGTTCGTAGGCAAAAAAGGCTCATCTACTCAAATATTATGATTAGTGACATCTAGAAATATTTGTCATATTTTGTTCCATATAAAAAGCCATTTACTTACTAGCAATGGTATCCTGAGCGGGATCAGAAGCTAACAAATCATAATCACTGGTACTTTCCAGCTCTTCTGCAATGGACTGCCATGTCTCTTTAGAGTTGCTGTTATGACACATATCTATATCAGGCTTTTCTGGTTCATGTTTACCTTTGGATCTTAATCGggttgtttttgtttgaatatcatctaaaacatattaaattttgtataaggtaCAACCTACAGACTTATGCACAGTTACtaagaaaatatgtaatactttttaaatttaaattaaaaacagtaCCTTGAGGACtacgtttttttcttttgtatggTATAAACAACCTCACAGGGCCTGTTGCTGTAacgaaacatttaataatcaGATCATTGACTAAAAgcatatatattaagtttacaaACTCATGAAATGTTACCTGTCAGATCATCACAACATGCTCCACATGTACAACTTGCAGCATGAGGAGTCAGGATACCTTCTTCAATTAGCACTTGTAAACTTTTACCACCAAATCTAATAGACCTTTTCCAGTCCTTACTGGATGCTCTACCACATAAAGCCTCAAATTCACTTGGCGTATACCATTCAGAACAATACTTTATACACTTTCCACGGCCACCAGACCCAAGCTTGCTTTTGTGTAATTCTGCCGAGGTATTTTTGCATCTTATCGGTATAACAGGCATATTTGCTGTTTCCGTCCATGACTGATTACTGCTGCTCGTACCTGATATTGATGAATTTGTATTAGAGTTTATATGTTTCGATTCTTGTGGGGTCGGCAAAGCTGATTCTTGTATAACGATATGTGTAGTTTTAATATCTTCTGCAAGGGAACTACTCGAAATAAAACCGTTATCAACACAAAGCATAGGCTTAAAATGTGGCAACTGATCCGGTGCTATCACATTAAAAGAGGTCCCTGGCACTAGAGTGCCAACTTGTAAAGAGGCAGGCGATGAAATATAGCTGGTGTCATTTGTAAATCGAGATGATTTGATTCCACGTCTTATTGTAACATTTCTAACATCTGAACGATCGCTATCGTGCTCGGTTGAAGTCGACAAGGGATCGTCTTCGGTTGCTTCGGTAGAGGTCGGCATGACGACGTTTTCCGAACTTCTTTCGGCTGCCATAACAAAATATCTTCACACGCGCCCGTGACGTGTAATTGCGAATGTTTGTACAACGTTatgtatgtaaaacaaaattattacacatttttcaGACTTACTGTTGTTGTCGGCCATAACTCAATGTGTAGAATGTAGAAGATTGAATCGAATAGAAACTATTGAGGTTATGGCGGGAGATTTAAACTTTAAGAAACTGACAACTGTAGTCCGAAAGTAAAAATTTGTTAGGAAATCAAggccaaaaataattttaataagttagtttttatatttagccTCTTTGGTGTGGATATAATTCTTTCGTATGGgtattgtatgtatgtagtgttatggatattcttataacttaagataaaaatataaagaatgaGTTTTCTTTTGAAATAGTCTcctataaacttaaaaaaatatttgtgcaGCCTTTTTAGTTAACAGGGATTCTATTAAATTTGATTCTTTAGTGTTCTTTAGTGATCTTGACtcaataagtatttattttcgttaagATACAAAATCGTTTGTTAAggtcaaaaatataaatacaaatcaatttactaacaaatatattaacttaTGTATTGTCACTTTGTTTTAGGGACTGAAATTAAAGGGCGTAGagtgtaaaaactaaaaagtggattttagCTTCAAATTTTAGCCGGGACTCGGGAGTAGCCTTTCTATTCTCTAGTCGGTGGTCCGTTCAAGGTAGACGTCTGACGTATATTTGTATAGCTGTTATAGTTACTGTGTATCTGACATTTGTATCGTTTAAgctttatgataaaaaaatatggtaaCTGAATTCTGAAAGCAAGCAAGTATAATcgtatttttcaatattttacgCCGAATCGTTGTGTCTTTATTTTCTGTTCTTGCAAAACTTGCTTAgtcgttataaaaatatcgcaCATCATAATCGTTTCCGATTCCGTGTTGAATTGTGTTAACATAAACATTTGTGACCTGTGATTAGAATTTTTCATGTTTAGTTGTCTACAATTTACAAccattaatattaagtaagctaaattgttatttgttacAGGTGAGGTTTTCGATTGGATAATGCGAAGAGTGTCTTGGAAATATTAACGACATAATGGAAGATATACGCactaaacataaaacaatacaaaatgcTGCTCATCACATCGCTTTGGAGTGTATTCATCCGCAGGTAAAAATGGTAGATATGTTTTCATAAGCTTACTAATTAGTTTTCTCTAAGATTGCTTAATTATTGTGATAAGTCTTTTGCCCCTCAGACCAATAAGTCGTTGTGATATAAAATACCTTTAATATAAGTGACCtgtaatattataagatagtGCAGATAtccaaagtaaaaaaaaagttttgaagCCAAGAAGATATTACTATTATGTTACATTACCTATCAAATAATTAGATAAAGATTCATTCAACATTATAgtctattacaattatatatttatataatatgtccaATTATTATCCAGTCTCACTTAACTTTACTCTGTTATGAACTACCTGCTGATCTTTGAAGTTTCACCCTTGTTAATATAGGACCCTTGTACATCTTAGATGTGCGTCTGGTatttacccattataatttTGTGGCAGCTTTTTCAAAAACCTGTCTGATTAgttattaattgaaaatattttttttatcatttatgtgtGCTGCGCAATAGgttaaagttatataaaaattggagacaatatgtatatatatttgagaATAGACTGACCATAACCTATTTCtggtaattaaattttttagaaaataatatattttgtaagaaaTTATTTGTGTTGGGTTTATATGAACAGAATATTAATCctaatcaaaacaaatatgCTGTTCTCACAATTATCcaattttcaacaaaatctgGTATGACATCATATAATTTAGATTAATGATGAACCATAAGAAGTTGGCTAGTTGATGGTATTTGTTCTTGTAATGTGACCCAGCTAGAACTTGTTCACAGTGTGGTTTGTTCATCTATGTCTGTATCCTTGGATATCACAGCCAGCACATGGATCCCCTTACCATGTACATCCTTATCCTTCACCTATCCGTCTTCAACACGCTTTTCAAGCTCAGCCAAGTCCAAAGATGTTTCATCCAAAGGGTCTGAAGCCTCTTTTTGTAAGtactatttcattaaatagacttaatatatatcatcatacataattatttcgcGTTTATTTCATAGGATACAAAATCAAATGGAACACCAAATGATAGCCCAATTCTTGGTCGGGCATTATGTCTTACTCCACGTGCAAGTCCTCTTCCAGGCCGCATTTCACacttaaatgaaaaatttcaaGAATCTCTTGTACTCAATTCTGATACGGAGGCTCTAGTTGCCAAGATAAGTGCCATGTTCCCTACTGTCAGTGAGACACACATCAAGATATTGCTGAAGAAGTGAGTACTACAATACATCTTTAAAAGTTTTACAGGCGTAACTTTGTTTCTAATTCGATCTGATTTCAGGTACTACAACCGTGAAGCTGTAGTAATAAGTGCTCTACAAGTAGAAAAGCACCCAATCACGACTCCAGGACCGTTAACTGCATCTCCATCTGCTTCAAGATTACACAAAGGTGCTATGGGAATTCACTCAGCTTTACAGTTAGCAAAAGGAGTTTCTGGCTCTTTGCATGGATCATGTCATTCCCCATTTACATTGACACCACAAGGTTAAACATCATATTATTTCTCATATCATTTGCTCACATATATCTAGATATCCAACGGGGGGCAAATTAAAGAAAGatagtaattttattcaataagaAACTATTACTTATCAATGTTTTTCATTGCTTTTGATTGTCGTTGTTAtacatttcattaaataaatattcaaaccatttttatattaggtccttacatatgaatttgaatttgtatggGTGGAACaaaaagtagattttttttaaatagaatatatttaataaatcaagtaTGTGCCATTGCTATCTATGCACTGGCACATACTTGctatattacttatatatattataggtagttcattgatccctttactaaaaaatctttgaaggcGATTTCGACTCATCACTgttaggttagttagttaAGGTAtccaaatttcgaaaaaaaatgtaatctgTTGGAGCAAGGTCCTAAAGCGATTGACCAGCCTTGGTTGTTTAGCAGCTGGCTTTTCCATCATGGTTTGCAGTTGCTGACAATAGACATCTGCCGTAATCGTCTGGCGTTAGTCGATTTGCTTCACTCAATTCGTGAGGTACCCACCTGTCAAGCTTTTTCAATTTGTTTCAAGTGGAttaatacagttttattaCTAGCACCGCCTGCAGCTAACACAGACGTATTTTGCGATGGATCCGCTTCCACAATAGCCTTAAATTCTTCGCTATCAACTTAGGTCTCCGTTCGCCTCATGGCTTGTTCTGcaggtcaaaattttaaaaatgaaaacgttggaaccaaaaacgcactgtgttttcttttgcgacACCACCGCCATACACATCATTAATCCTATGAGCTGTTTCTGCATCACTGGTGCCACGGTGGAACTCATACCCATAAATAAGGCGATATTTGATGTTTgccattttataaaatgaaatgaattatggttttcaaaaacaaatgtacgtgtgtattatgtaatatacGTGTATAGctgtaaaaaattgtatttggaAGTCCTAACCAAAGGAGAGATATGGGGTCAAAGTCGCCAGTAcgataaatcaatttcatatgtaaggatcTAATATGAACTAACTATATAACTTTTTCAATGATGTACTACAGGTTCACCATTACTATTACGTCCGACTTCAGGCGCATCAAGTTATTATGGAACAACAAAATCATATGAAGGT is a window from the Pieris napi chromosome Z, ilPieNapi1.2, whole genome shotgun sequence genome containing:
- the LOC125062836 gene encoding deformed epidermal autoregulatory factor 1 isoform X2 translates to MAAERSSENVVMPTSTEATEDDPLSTSTEHDSDRSDVRNVTIRRGIKSSRFTNDTSYISSPASLQVGTLVPGTSFNVIAPDQLPHFKPMLCVDNGFISSSSLAEDIKTTHIVIQESALPTPQESKHINSNTNSSISGTSSSNQSWTETANMPVIPIRCKNTSAELHKSKLGSGGRGKCIKYCSEWYTPSEFEALCGRASSKDWKRSIRFGGKSLQVLIEEGILTPHAASCTCGACCDDLTATGPVRLFIPYKRKKRSPQDDIQTKTTRLRSKGKHEPEKPDIDMCHNSNSKETWQSIAEELESTSDYDLLASDPAQDTIAKVPTTSSVMKRMDDIVDIFLKLSQELKQCVEDIHSINKSQLERLEHVKASELLATSVEAQVEDEFAPNTVEASLKKCANCNRAASAECSLCRRTLYCSTFCQKKDWAVHQIECLRDVPTMLIVESQPQ
- the LOC125062836 gene encoding deformed epidermal autoregulatory factor 1 isoform X1, with protein sequence MAAERSSENVVMPTSTEATEDDPLSTSTEHDSDRSDVRNVTIRRGIKSSRFTNDTSYISSPASLQVGTLVPGTSFNVIAPDQLPHFKPMLCVDNGFISSSSLAEDIKTTHIVIQESALPTPQESKHINSNTNSSISGTSSSNQSWTETANMPVIPIRCKNTSAELHKSKLGSGGRGKCIKYCSEWYTPSEFEALCGRASSKDWKRSIRFGGKSLQVLIEEGILTPHAASCTCGACCDDLTATGPVRLFIPYKRKKRSPQDDIQTKTTRLRSKGKHEPEKPDIDMCHNSNSKETWQSIAEELESTSDYDLLASDPAQDTIAIPALKEIEVPTTSSVMKRMDDIVDIFLKLSQELKQCVEDIHSINKSQLERLEHVKASELLATSVEAQVEDEFAPNTVEASLKKCANCNRAASAECSLCRRTLYCSTFCQKKDWAVHQIECLRDVPTMLIVESQPQ